A genomic region of Paenibacillus sp. PL2-23 contains the following coding sequences:
- a CDS encoding extracellular solute-binding protein, with the protein MKKVWKKGILTTAAMTAAVMLASACSGNNAGSGTPSASPHEAASAAPSDSSGSTWLSEKPITFKWLVADRKEAPVRNDWPIFERIREATNVGVEFEPVADGWAEKQQILIATNSVPDYMLVSHTDARTYGPDGVFLDLSKYMDQAPNLKRFYEQYPEAEAVVTGSDGGIYSVPIIEGKGFNFSWIVRRDLMDKYGIEDPTNPDEFYHMLKTLKEHHPDTYPLVPEKASHMNADSLFTPFLSAFTGLSGFVSFDSKEEVYKFAPEQPGFQETLEYMNKLYNEKLLDPEFLIMKPAQWEERMLSGKGLVSWFWKARVQLFNNNAEKAGLIDGYKMDTIPLFAADGKEPYLFARNMVGGSGITISGKVKNPEVAVRFLDYLLGEEGSNYLSLGIEGETYEFVDGKGKFLESLGPGPYTILRGDYGIWYPGVAMDFGKSRDAEILNEDAQRIEDLYLPKLVEAPKALVMTAEETELMKAKKTNLDTYIDQKISEFIAGRTPINDETIKSFIDQCLKLGAHDLRDMYNTSYQRTYGGK; encoded by the coding sequence ATGAAGAAGGTATGGAAGAAGGGGATCCTAACAACTGCAGCAATGACCGCGGCGGTCATGCTGGCCAGCGCTTGCAGCGGCAATAATGCCGGCAGCGGAACGCCATCGGCATCGCCACATGAGGCCGCTTCAGCCGCTCCGTCGGACTCGTCCGGATCCACTTGGCTTTCAGAGAAGCCTATTACGTTCAAGTGGCTGGTGGCGGATCGCAAGGAGGCGCCGGTTCGTAACGATTGGCCGATATTCGAGAGGATTCGCGAGGCTACGAATGTGGGGGTCGAATTCGAGCCCGTTGCCGATGGCTGGGCTGAGAAACAGCAAATTCTGATCGCGACCAATTCTGTTCCCGACTATATGTTGGTTAGTCATACCGATGCGCGGACATATGGACCAGACGGGGTCTTCCTTGATCTTAGCAAATATATGGATCAGGCGCCGAATTTGAAGCGGTTCTACGAGCAGTATCCGGAAGCTGAGGCGGTTGTAACGGGCTCGGACGGCGGAATCTACAGCGTGCCAATCATTGAGGGCAAGGGGTTTAACTTCTCATGGATCGTTCGAAGAGATTTGATGGATAAATACGGCATTGAGGATCCGACCAATCCCGATGAGTTTTACCACATGCTGAAGACACTTAAGGAGCATCATCCCGATACGTACCCGCTGGTGCCGGAGAAGGCCTCCCATATGAACGCAGACAGCTTGTTCACGCCGTTCCTGTCGGCATTTACAGGACTAAGCGGATTCGTATCGTTCGACTCGAAGGAGGAGGTATACAAGTTTGCGCCTGAGCAGCCCGGTTTTCAGGAAACACTTGAGTACATGAACAAGCTGTACAACGAGAAGCTGCTGGATCCTGAGTTTCTGATCATGAAGCCCGCCCAGTGGGAGGAACGCATGTTGTCCGGCAAAGGGCTGGTTAGCTGGTTCTGGAAGGCGCGTGTGCAGCTATTCAACAATAACGCGGAAAAGGCAGGTCTCATAGACGGTTACAAGATGGATACAATCCCGCTTTTTGCAGCTGACGGCAAGGAACCTTATTTATTTGCCCGCAACATGGTTGGAGGCTCCGGTATCACTATTTCAGGTAAAGTAAAAAATCCCGAGGTTGCTGTTCGGTTCCTGGATTATCTCCTTGGCGAGGAGGGGTCTAATTATTTGTCCTTGGGTATTGAAGGAGAAACCTACGAGTTTGTTGACGGTAAAGGAAAGTTTCTGGAATCGCTTGGTCCTGGGCCCTACACCATCCTTCGCGGCGATTATGGCATCTGGTATCCTGGGGTAGCAATGGACTTCGGCAAATCCCGTGACGCGGAGATTCTGAACGAAGACGCTCAACGCATCGAGGATCTATACTTGCCTAAGCTGGTGGAAGCTCCGAAAGCTCTGGTCATGACGGCCGAGGAAACGGAGCTGATGAAGGCGAAGAAAACCAATCTGGATACGTATATCGATCAAAAAATCTCTGAATTTATCGCCGGAAGGACACCAATTAATGATGAGACGATCAAGTCGTTTATCGATCAATGCTTGAAGCTTGGTGCTCATGACCTGCGCGATATGTACAACACATCTTACCAGCGCACATATGGCGGCAAATAA
- a CDS encoding chromate transporter gives MKNEKGLLWRIFFTFLKIGPVTFGGGYAMIPVIEREVVEKRKWLETRDVADIFAVAESIPGAIGINSATFIGYRVAGIRGALAAMIGILLPTFCIILLLSLFFLQMKGHPKMEAAFVSIRATIVALIAYAAIKIGKTALVDKTSAVLIVLTVIIMYFGHSFIHPVLLIVGGAAAGIGIIFVKQRLGRKSPLAKQEPVFDYMI, from the coding sequence ATGAAAAACGAAAAAGGCTTGCTTTGGAGGATCTTTTTTACGTTTTTGAAGATTGGGCCGGTTACGTTTGGCGGCGGGTACGCTATGATTCCTGTTATAGAGCGAGAGGTTGTAGAGAAGCGCAAGTGGCTGGAAACCCGGGACGTGGCGGACATATTTGCCGTAGCTGAGTCGATTCCCGGCGCGATCGGCATTAATTCTGCGACTTTTATCGGATACCGGGTAGCGGGAATTAGAGGCGCGCTGGCGGCTATGATCGGCATACTGCTCCCTACCTTTTGCATTATTTTGCTGCTGTCGCTGTTTTTCCTGCAAATGAAGGGACACCCCAAGATGGAGGCCGCGTTTGTCTCCATTAGAGCGACTATTGTGGCGCTGATCGCTTATGCCGCGATCAAGATCGGCAAAACGGCATTAGTGGATAAGACCTCGGCCGTCTTAATTGTGCTTACTGTCATTATTATGTACTTCGGCCATTCCTTTATCCATCCGGTATTGCTGATTGTGGGCGGGGCGGCCGCTGGCATTGGCATTATATTTGTAAAGCAGAGACTGGGCCGCAAATCGCCGCTGGCGAAGCAAGAGCCGGTATTTGATTATATGATTTAA
- a CDS encoding carbohydrate ABC transporter permease, producing MLLLVAVTVYPVLYVFSASVSNPALVQSGAVKLFPQEWTWIAYERILSRSDLWISYWNTIRYTIVQTILTLLVTSMLAYPLARRVLPGKRFLLLMIAFTMLFSGGLIPTFLIVQKLGMLNTIWAMVIPTLVSTWYLFIMRTFFEALPPELEDAATIDGCGPLGVLFRIVMPLSIPVLVTIGLFTAVGQWNSFFDAMLYLSERDMYPLQILLRTIIIIGNSSDAYAEEDGTFVETVKYSLIVISTLPILCVYPFIQKYFVQGAMIGGIKG from the coding sequence ATGCTATTACTTGTGGCCGTTACGGTGTATCCCGTGCTGTATGTTTTCTCGGCGTCGGTCAGCAATCCGGCGCTGGTCCAGAGCGGGGCGGTGAAGCTGTTTCCTCAGGAGTGGACGTGGATTGCTTATGAACGCATCTTGTCCCGATCCGATCTTTGGATCAGTTATTGGAACACGATTCGATATACGATAGTCCAAACCATTCTTACCCTCCTGGTAACCAGCATGCTGGCCTATCCGCTGGCGAGGCGGGTCTTGCCCGGCAAACGGTTTTTGCTGTTAATGATCGCATTTACGATGCTGTTCAGCGGCGGACTTATTCCCACCTTCTTAATTGTTCAGAAGCTGGGCATGCTGAATACGATATGGGCTATGGTCATTCCCACGCTTGTGAGCACCTGGTATTTGTTCATCATGCGCACTTTTTTTGAGGCGCTTCCCCCTGAGCTGGAGGATGCCGCCACAATCGACGGCTGTGGGCCGCTTGGTGTATTGTTTCGTATCGTAATGCCTCTGTCCATTCCGGTTCTGGTAACGATCGGCTTGTTTACCGCGGTGGGGCAGTGGAATTCATTTTTTGACGCCATGCTGTATTTAAGCGAGCGGGATATGTATCCGCTACAAATACTGCTAAGAACAATCATCATCATTGGCAATTCCTCTGACGCTTATGCAGAGGAGGACGGAACCTTTGTCGAGACGGTCAAATATTCCCTTATTGTCATCTCGACGCTGCCTATTCTATGTGTGTATCCGTTTATTCAGAAGTACTTCGTGCAAGGCGCCATGATCGGCGGCATCAAGGGGTAA
- a CDS encoding NAD(P)/FAD-dependent oxidoreductase, protein MVSSTSESTIETVDLIIIGGGPAGLFAAFYGGMRQASVKLIESMPQLGGQLAALYPEKYIYDVAGFPKVTAGELVDRLIEQLDEFETGIALEEKVLSVSKLEERLFRVKTDKAVHYAKAVIITGGVGAFEPRRLELPEAARYEGINLHYFVGDHAQFKGKRVLISGGGDSAVDWALMLEPVAASVTLIHRRDKFRAHEHSVETLQRSTVRIVTPVELTGLHGAESIEAVTLKDTKSGEESRYEVDAVIVNYGFVSSLGPIAEWGLSIEGGSIVVDTRMQTSIPGIFAAGDITTYPGKLKLIAVGFGEAPTAVNNAKVYIDPGAKLSPGHSSHRKRETV, encoded by the coding sequence ATGGTGTCCAGCACGTCTGAATCGACAATTGAAACAGTGGATCTTATCATTATCGGAGGAGGGCCTGCCGGCCTGTTCGCAGCGTTCTACGGCGGCATGCGTCAGGCCTCTGTGAAGCTGATTGAAAGCATGCCGCAGCTTGGCGGCCAATTAGCGGCGCTCTACCCTGAGAAATATATATATGATGTAGCCGGATTTCCTAAAGTAACAGCCGGGGAGCTAGTGGACCGGCTCATCGAGCAGCTCGATGAATTCGAGACGGGAATTGCATTAGAGGAGAAGGTATTGTCCGTGTCCAAGCTCGAAGAGCGGCTGTTCCGTGTCAAGACGGACAAGGCGGTCCATTATGCCAAGGCCGTTATTATTACGGGCGGCGTAGGCGCATTTGAGCCAAGACGTCTGGAGCTCCCTGAAGCTGCCAGATATGAGGGGATAAATTTACATTATTTTGTAGGCGACCACGCACAATTCAAGGGAAAACGTGTGCTGATCAGCGGCGGCGGCGATTCGGCAGTGGATTGGGCGCTTATGCTGGAGCCTGTTGCGGCTTCCGTCACGCTGATTCATCGCAGGGACAAGTTCCGCGCGCACGAGCATAGTGTGGAGACCTTGCAGCGATCCACCGTTCGAATTGTGACGCCGGTGGAGCTGACTGGGCTGCACGGGGCTGAAAGTATAGAGGCTGTAACGTTGAAGGATACCAAGTCAGGCGAGGAGAGCAGATATGAGGTTGATGCCGTTATCGTAAATTACGGATTTGTTTCCTCGTTGGGGCCAATCGCCGAATGGGGGCTGTCAATTGAAGGGGGCTCTATCGTTGTTGATACACGTATGCAGACCAGTATTCCCGGCATCTTCGCAGCAGGTGATATAACGACGTATCCGGGCAAGCTCAAGCTTATTGCGGTCGGCTTCGGGGAAGCGCCTACTGCCGTCAACAACGCGAAGGTGTACATCGATCCCGGGGCGAAGCTGTCTCCAGGTCATAGCAGCCACCGCAAGCGTGAGACAGTTTAA
- a CDS encoding ABC transporter ATP-binding protein, which translates to MDRISLAIESKQCLAIVGHNGSGKSTLLKLIAGLVKASSGQIILKPYTKIGYAPEHFPKLRFSAEEYLYAMGRIQHMPKPILNNRIKELLGRFSLQETYPITNFSKGMAQKVNLMQAVLGKPNVLILDEPLSGLDAASQEELARMLQTFKNEGITIIMTCHESNLLDQLADRIVTIRNGRIQSDHSNYVHIEEAVYHIVYALPAGIGGVPSFVMSLMSSGSIVKYEDGNEIFVKEEFRDIILLELLKQKCSILSVHCMDRLHTRKGGSE; encoded by the coding sequence TTGGATCGTATCAGCTTGGCAATTGAAAGCAAGCAATGCCTTGCTATTGTTGGCCATAATGGATCGGGCAAGTCTACGTTGCTTAAGCTGATAGCCGGCCTTGTGAAGGCTTCTAGCGGTCAAATCATATTGAAGCCCTATACCAAGATCGGGTATGCTCCAGAACATTTTCCAAAGCTGCGTTTCAGTGCGGAAGAATATTTGTATGCAATGGGGCGAATTCAGCACATGCCGAAGCCGATTCTGAATAATCGGATAAAGGAATTGCTTGGACGGTTTTCACTGCAAGAAACCTATCCTATAACAAATTTCTCAAAGGGTATGGCTCAGAAGGTGAATCTGATGCAGGCTGTCTTGGGAAAACCAAACGTATTAATATTGGATGAACCATTGTCTGGTCTGGATGCTGCATCTCAAGAGGAGCTGGCCCGAATGCTTCAAACCTTTAAGAATGAAGGTATAACGATTATCATGACGTGTCATGAATCCAATCTATTGGATCAATTGGCGGATAGAATAGTGACCATTCGTAATGGTCGTATCCAATCTGATCATTCTAATTATGTACATATAGAAGAGGCAGTCTATCACATCGTATATGCATTACCGGCTGGCATCGGCGGTGTTCCTTCCTTTGTCATGAGTTTGATGTCTTCAGGATCTATTGTGAAATATGAGGACGGGAACGAGATATTCGTGAAGGAAGAGTTTCGAGATATCATTCTATTGGAATTACTGAAGCAGAAATGTTCTATTTTGTCCGTTCATTGTATGGACAGGCTTCATACCCGAAAGGGAGGGTCAGAATGA
- a CDS encoding ABC transporter permease subunit: MLPGLLYYIIFKYIPMYGILIGFQDYSVARGVFGSEWVGLKHFISFFYETPDAWKLVRNTLLLNVYDLLFHFPAPILLAILLHELRNALFRRIVQTISYMPHFLSTVVIVGMVVTFLSPQTGIVNHLLEWLGFERIMFLGLPEWFRTVYVGSAVWQHLGWGTILYLAAISGIDPTLYEAAKMDGANRFQQIKHVTFVGMVPVIVILFVLNLGNMLEIGYQKIILLYNPMVYETADVINTFVYRRGVLGADFSFATAVGLFQSAVGFVLVIVANRLARKYSETSLW; this comes from the coding sequence ATGCTGCCAGGGCTGCTGTATTACATCATTTTTAAGTACATTCCCATGTACGGCATTTTGATTGGCTTTCAGGATTATTCAGTAGCCAGGGGGGTGTTTGGCAGCGAGTGGGTTGGACTGAAGCATTTCATTTCCTTTTTCTATGAAACTCCGGATGCCTGGAAGCTTGTGCGGAACACGCTGCTGCTTAACGTGTATGACCTGCTATTCCACTTCCCGGCGCCCATTCTATTGGCCATTCTACTGCACGAGCTGAGGAACGCGCTGTTCCGGCGCATTGTCCAGACCATCAGCTACATGCCGCATTTTTTATCGACGGTTGTGATTGTGGGTATGGTGGTAACCTTTCTGTCGCCGCAAACGGGCATCGTCAATCATTTGCTTGAGTGGCTGGGCTTCGAGAGGATTATGTTTCTCGGCCTGCCGGAGTGGTTCCGAACGGTATACGTTGGCTCAGCCGTGTGGCAGCATCTTGGCTGGGGGACCATTCTTTACCTGGCGGCTATATCCGGTATCGATCCAACCTTATACGAGGCGGCTAAAATGGATGGTGCCAATCGATTTCAGCAAATCAAGCATGTCACGTTTGTTGGCATGGTACCCGTCATCGTCATATTGTTCGTGCTGAATCTGGGCAATATGCTGGAGATCGGCTATCAGAAAATCATCCTGCTCTACAACCCGATGGTGTACGAGACGGCGGACGTCATTAATACGTTTGTCTACCGAAGAGGCGTGCTCGGCGCGGATTTCAGCTTTGCTACAGCGGTAGGGTTGTTCCAGTCAGCGGTTGGCTTCGTGCTTGTCATCGTAGCTAATCGGTTAGCGCGCAAATATTCGGAAACCAGCTTGTGGTAA
- a CDS encoding AraC family transcriptional regulator, with the protein MLGKLTFSGIRRMNMFWRFFLTFLVFILVPSILASLFIYTYVTDLLEREMEKSSQTVIAHFADRTDEMINALQNDMIKLLGYSGLDHYLRMQDQYSDSMDRNELLGAFMSQMSAMVAGHPLAEDAYFVLTGHDLVVHPTGSFDREVFFSYINHIDGMDDEQVKALFSGKKMMDFTNVQTIEEFALYGDVPLNSRRYTSAMMSYPYNSPHPTAYLVVNIDVERLRDQIQIRSSKLFETAIFSRSGEVLSYTGQGMPNSDDLMRAITSANGSEVQIRAGDREWRALGLQLGRHDWFYIGLTDIKELNRTGDHIKRGSVLLLLLLGLAGVLLSYLASKKMYIPIREIKEELEIGRRKANLPYDATGNELEKIRTWAKHLMSEHRDMSVQIDGMSPIMHEIFLGKILLGEFRDELSIAYYAKEIGFRAHKQCELAALCIELVYAPDITETAKSYMMIDLKSRLERLLKEAVWLCSLHKNLLVCIPQLRDGENTTRELLAKADEIAVLLRSQSDRYRAAIGVGYPVSTMAELHQSYTRGKRMLRLKSLDDSVMVYSGLTDSEERTAFDSFLPAEQIGQLLAWYRANQYDNILVLALERIDQAEKLKAPAHSVKQLSADMLNAWIRAVASDNRHDFSLEQYASLYKRLEECFTWEELRQFFYDTASELFVESEPRSRSEQFQEVAEYIRSHYAEDLTIEQLAGGMKMSVGHFSRSFKEAIGDRYIDYLTRCRIDAAQKLLRETDMKIDDIATDVGYLGRNSFIKTFRKLVGITPGKFRDACRNEL; encoded by the coding sequence ATGTTAGGTAAACTCACTTTTTCGGGAATCCGCAGAATGAATATGTTCTGGCGATTTTTTTTAACATTTCTCGTATTCATCCTTGTTCCTTCCATATTAGCCAGCCTGTTTATCTATACCTATGTGACGGATCTGCTGGAGCGCGAGATGGAGAAGTCGAGTCAGACCGTCATCGCCCATTTTGCGGATAGGACTGACGAGATGATTAATGCGCTGCAGAACGACATGATCAAGCTGCTCGGTTACTCCGGTCTGGACCATTATTTGCGAATGCAGGACCAGTATTCCGATTCCATGGATCGCAATGAGCTGCTCGGAGCGTTTATGTCGCAGATGTCCGCGATGGTGGCGGGACATCCTCTCGCGGAAGATGCTTATTTCGTGCTGACTGGACATGATTTGGTCGTGCATCCTACTGGGAGCTTCGACAGGGAAGTTTTTTTCTCGTATATCAATCATATTGACGGGATGGACGACGAGCAAGTAAAGGCCTTGTTCAGCGGTAAAAAAATGATGGATTTCACCAATGTGCAAACGATCGAGGAGTTTGCCCTTTACGGAGATGTGCCACTTAACTCCCGCAGGTACACCTCGGCGATGATGAGCTATCCCTATAATTCACCCCATCCAACGGCTTATCTGGTTGTAAATATTGATGTAGAGCGTCTCCGAGACCAGATCCAAATCCGCAGCAGCAAGCTGTTCGAGACGGCAATTTTTAGTCGAAGCGGAGAGGTGCTGAGCTACACGGGCCAGGGGATGCCGAACAGCGACGATCTGATGAGGGCGATCACCTCGGCGAACGGCTCGGAGGTGCAAATTCGGGCGGGGGACAGGGAATGGAGGGCGTTGGGCCTGCAGCTTGGTCGCCATGATTGGTTCTACATCGGATTGACGGACATCAAAGAGCTCAATCGGACGGGGGATCACATAAAACGAGGCAGCGTGCTGCTGCTGTTGCTGCTCGGGCTCGCGGGCGTGTTGCTTTCCTACCTCGCCAGCAAGAAGATGTATATACCGATCCGGGAAATTAAGGAGGAGCTGGAGATCGGACGCCGCAAGGCGAACCTGCCGTATGACGCGACTGGGAACGAGCTTGAGAAGATTAGAACATGGGCCAAGCATCTTATGTCGGAGCATCGGGATATGTCTGTTCAGATCGATGGAATGTCTCCGATCATGCATGAGATATTTTTGGGCAAGATCCTTCTTGGCGAATTTCGAGATGAGCTCTCAATCGCATATTACGCGAAGGAAATTGGCTTTCGGGCCCATAAGCAATGTGAGCTTGCGGCGCTCTGCATCGAGCTTGTGTACGCACCGGATATTACAGAGACAGCTAAATCCTATATGATGATTGATCTGAAGAGTCGATTGGAGCGGCTGCTGAAGGAAGCAGTCTGGTTATGTTCACTGCATAAGAATTTACTGGTCTGCATTCCACAGCTAAGGGACGGCGAAAATACGACTCGGGAGCTCTTGGCGAAGGCAGACGAAATCGCTGTGCTGCTAAGGAGTCAAAGCGACAGGTACCGTGCCGCGATTGGTGTTGGATATCCAGTGTCGACGATGGCGGAGCTGCATCAATCTTACACACGGGGCAAGCGGATGCTGCGGCTCAAAAGTCTGGATGACAGCGTAATGGTCTATAGCGGCCTAACTGATTCTGAGGAACGGACTGCATTTGACAGCTTTCTGCCCGCCGAGCAGATTGGACAGCTTCTGGCTTGGTATCGGGCGAATCAATATGACAATATACTGGTGCTGGCTCTGGAGAGGATTGACCAAGCGGAGAAGCTTAAAGCACCAGCGCATTCTGTCAAGCAACTAAGCGCAGATATGCTTAATGCGTGGATACGGGCGGTTGCCTCGGACAACCGCCACGACTTCAGCCTGGAGCAATATGCTTCCCTTTACAAGCGGTTAGAGGAATGCTTCACCTGGGAGGAGCTCCGGCAATTTTTTTACGATACCGCCTCGGAGCTGTTCGTTGAGAGTGAACCCAGAAGCCGTTCAGAGCAATTCCAGGAGGTGGCAGAATATATTCGTTCGCATTATGCTGAGGACCTGACCATTGAGCAGTTAGCTGGAGGCATGAAGATGTCCGTGGGCCATTTCAGCCGAAGCTTTAAAGAAGCGATTGGCGACAGGTATATCGATTATTTGACCCGCTGCCGGATCGACGCCGCTCAGAAGCTGCTTCGCGAGACCGATATGAAGATCGACGATATCGCAACCGACGTTGGTTATTTGGGTCGCAATTCCTTTATCAAGACATTCCGCAAGCTAGTGGGCATTACGCCCGGCAAGTTTCGAGATGCATGCAGGAACGAACTATAA
- a CDS encoding Rieske 2Fe-2S domain-containing protein — MSSPTARYPVCKVEDLKSEGRIITTVKGVEVGIFSVGDRYYAWRNMCPHGAAPVCEGVVCGTRLPSLVYEYKYGREQEILRCPWHGWEFDLTTGRHLVDQDVKLRGYPVEVAEGQLYLVM; from the coding sequence ATGAGTAGTCCGACAGCCCGCTACCCCGTCTGCAAAGTTGAAGACTTGAAGAGCGAGGGCCGCATTATAACGACGGTTAAGGGCGTGGAGGTAGGCATATTCTCTGTAGGAGACCGGTATTATGCATGGCGCAATATGTGTCCGCACGGTGCGGCGCCGGTATGCGAAGGTGTCGTGTGCGGTACGAGGCTTCCATCTCTTGTCTATGAGTATAAATACGGGAGGGAGCAAGAGATATTGAGATGCCCATGGCACGGCTGGGAGTTTGATCTCACGACGGGCAGGCATCTGGTAGACCAAGATGTGAAGCTGAGAGGCTACCCGGTAGAAGTTGCCGAAGGCCAGCTTTATCTTGTGATGTAA
- a CDS encoding chromate transporter yields the protein MLQVLLELFVTFFLIGMVSFGGGYAMIPLIQEEAVNRHGWLDPQQFTDIIAIAGMSPGPIATNIAIFIGVQEAGLLGAIVAAAGMVLPSLIIIVCVGVVFFKIYQSKWLQSSFYGLRSIITGLIIYAAIIFAVNNGLVGNLSWFTASQILIFLGSLAALLIFRKHPVYVIMASGLIGIALYG from the coding sequence ATGCTGCAGGTGCTTCTGGAACTATTTGTTACTTTTTTTCTAATCGGGATGGTCTCCTTCGGAGGCGGCTACGCGATGATTCCGCTTATTCAGGAGGAGGCCGTTAATCGCCATGGCTGGCTGGACCCTCAGCAATTTACGGATATTATAGCTATTGCGGGCATGTCTCCGGGACCCATTGCAACGAACATCGCCATCTTCATCGGCGTCCAGGAGGCGGGTCTGCTTGGAGCCATTGTCGCTGCCGCAGGCATGGTGCTGCCATCCTTAATCATTATCGTATGTGTGGGCGTCGTTTTTTTCAAAATATATCAGAGCAAATGGCTGCAATCGTCCTTCTATGGCTTACGGTCGATTATAACGGGTCTTATTATTTACGCTGCTATCATATTTGCGGTTAATAATGGCCTGGTTGGCAATCTGTCATGGTTCACGGCTTCGCAAATTCTGATCTTCCTTGGATCACTTGCCGCTTTATTAATCTTCCGCAAGCATCCCGTTTACGTTATTATGGCATCAGGGCTAATCGGTATTGCTCTCTATGGCTAG
- a CDS encoding ROK family protein, which translates to MMDIAANRFTTKKALYERIAKQGTVSKADLMPLFDIKTSTMNRLLDELLSEKLIIEAGFGPSNGGRKPILFQINPSWGYFFGLEISRFYSTLGLFDMAMNPMSITRWRMDEDMTPQKFVKQVATTVRALLLDHRITLDQIKGMGIGAVGPLDRDAGIILNPLYFEAKGWTNVPICELIREQTGIEAKLDNGANTALLGEHWAMRESQLQHMLYVHVGVSLRSSMMSYGGIVHGSVDREGSIGQMIIQADGPRLHAHGNYGALEAYVSIQAIERLAQSEAKLGRSGLISRASVKPEDIKYDLLLNELNMENPNTLELFLKTARHLGIGLANLINIFHPECIILGGTLINSHESFYRTAIEVAIGNTYYYPEYTPLFSKGLLREDAVAAGAALMMWKGLNV; encoded by the coding sequence ATGATGGATATAGCAGCAAACCGATTCACAACCAAAAAAGCGCTTTATGAGCGCATCGCCAAGCAAGGGACTGTCTCGAAAGCAGATCTCATGCCCTTATTTGACATCAAAACAAGTACCATGAACCGCTTATTGGATGAGCTCCTGTCCGAGAAGCTTATTATAGAGGCCGGATTCGGTCCCTCCAACGGGGGGAGAAAGCCGATTCTGTTCCAGATCAATCCTTCGTGGGGGTATTTCTTCGGGCTTGAAATTTCACGCTTCTACTCCACCTTGGGGCTGTTCGATATGGCGATGAATCCGATGTCCATCACGAGATGGAGAATGGATGAGGATATGACTCCCCAGAAATTCGTCAAGCAAGTCGCGACAACAGTCCGCGCGCTTCTGCTCGACCATCGCATAACGCTTGACCAGATCAAGGGAATGGGGATTGGCGCGGTCGGCCCTCTGGATCGCGATGCAGGCATCATTCTGAATCCGCTCTACTTCGAGGCGAAGGGCTGGACGAACGTGCCTATCTGTGAGCTGATTCGAGAGCAGACAGGAATCGAAGCGAAGCTGGACAACGGCGCCAACACGGCGCTGCTCGGCGAGCACTGGGCGATGCGGGAATCCCAGCTGCAGCATATGCTCTATGTGCATGTCGGCGTTAGCTTGCGTTCTTCGATGATGTCATACGGAGGTATTGTGCACGGCTCCGTTGACCGCGAAGGCTCCATTGGCCAGATGATTATTCAAGCGGATGGGCCTAGACTGCATGCCCACGGCAATTATGGCGCGCTTGAAGCTTATGTATCCATACAAGCCATTGAGCGGCTGGCGCAATCCGAGGCCAAGCTGGGGAGATCCGGCCTGATCAGCCGAGCTTCGGTTAAGCCAGAGGATATCAAATATGATCTGCTGTTAAATGAATTGAATATGGAAAATCCCAACACGCTGGAACTCTTCCTCAAGACAGCCAGACATTTGGGTATTGGGCTGGCCAATCTGATTAATATTTTTCATCCGGAATGCATCATTCTTGGTGGGACTTTAATCAACTCGCATGAATCGTTTTATCGAACGGCTATTGAGGTTGCGATCGGCAATACCTATTATTATCCAGAATATACCCCCCTCTTCTCCAAAGGCCTGCTGAGAGAGGATGCCGTTGCCGCAGGAGCGGCGCTTATGATGTGGAAAGGCTTGAATGTGTAG